A region of Lycium barbarum isolate Lr01 chromosome 1, ASM1917538v2, whole genome shotgun sequence DNA encodes the following proteins:
- the LOC132644110 gene encoding receptor homology region, transmembrane domain- and RING domain-containing protein 2-like isoform X2 yields MLIFYPYRFTIPSNNFSSLATPTRKILKDFKSIKPAPSAKSSGKCGTLYVAEPLDACKTLTNKIEPTNNFTKEPFVLIMRGGCSFEDKVRKAQAAGFKAAIIYDNAYGDIIAMAGTSTGVKILAVFVSKASGETLKKYAGDTDMEVWIIPSLENSAWSIMATSFISLLAMSAVLAMCFFVRRHHIRREWPQASRVREFHGISSRLVKAMPSLIFTSVVEDNSTSITCAICLEDYSVGDKIRILPCRHKFHAMCVDAWLTSWRTFCPVCKRDARTSTGEPPASESTPLLSSSLRSVSSVSSLRSSLASSSVIHIGTGASRSPSVSRPQSLSSSHNQHSLWSYHQSPHLSISRSSLDLQNASSQRSRAAYLISSNSLGYRSLSPLNSRYGSAYMTSPGNPSSGYIGSTSRYPNSLHHSESITSFSPFASANSLPGGES; encoded by the exons ATGTTGATTTTCTATCCTTATAGATTTACAATTCCTTCCAACAATTTCTCATCTTTAGCTACACCAACAAGGAAAATTCTAAAAGATTTTAAATCCATAAAGCCTG CTCCCTCAGCGAAAAGTTCAGGTAAATGTGGGACGTTGTATGTGGCAGAGCCTTTGGATGCCTGCAAAACCTTGACTAACAAGATTGAACCAACTAATAACTTTACAAAAGAACCATTTGTGCTGATAATGAGGGGTGGATGTAGCTTCGAGGATAAAGTTAGAAAAGCACAAGCTGCAGGTTTTAAAGCAGCCATTATCTATGACAATGCATATGGTGACATAATTGCAA TGGCAGGAACCTCTACTGGTGTGAAGATACTTGCAGTGTTCGTTTCAAAAGCTTCTGGAGAAACACTCAAAAAGTATGCTGGTGACACTGATATGGAAGTATGGATAATTCCAAGCTTGGAAAACTCAGCTTGGTCAATCATGGCTACGTCGTTCATTTCATTACTTGCTATGTCGGCCGTGCTCGCAATGTGTTTCTTTGTTCGCCGACATCATATACGAAGAGAATGGCCCCAAGCTTCTCGTGTTCGTGAATTTCATGGGATTAGTAGCCGCTTGGTGAAAGCTATGCCAAGTTTGATATTTACATCAGTTGTGGAGGATAATTCTACATCAATAACATGTGCTATATGCCTTGAAGATTATAGTGTGGGAGATAAGATTAGAATTCTTCCATGCCGGCACA AATTTCATGCTATGTGTGTTGATGCTTGGCTGACATCATGGAGAACCTTTTGCCCTGTCTGCAAACGGGATGCAAGGACCAGCACTGGTGAACCACCAGCATCAGAATCTACACCGTTGCTTTCTTCTAGTCTTCGATCTGTATCTTCAGTGTCATCTCTAAGGTCATCATTAGCATCATCATCAGTGATACATATAGGCACCGGAGCATCTCGATCGCCTTCAGTTTCTCGTCCTCAATCTCTCTCGAGCTCTCATAACCAGCATTCCCTTTGGTCCTACCACCAGTCACCTCATCTTTCTATAAGCCGAAGTTCACTCGACCTTCAAAATGCATCTTCCCAAAGATCTCGTGCGGCTTACTTAATTTCATCTAACTCACTGGGTTATCGTTCTCTGTCACCTCTTAATTCAAGATACGGGTCTGCATACATGACTAGTCCTGGCAATCCCTCGTCGGGCTATATTGGATCAACAAGTCGATATCCTAACTCACTGCATCACAGTGAATCAATTACAAGCTTTTCACCATTTGCTTCAGCTAACTCTCTTCCTGGAGGTGAGTCATGA
- the LOC132644110 gene encoding receptor homology region, transmembrane domain- and RING domain-containing protein 2-like isoform X1: protein MLNLWVFLLMSCAYLVGYGAIGSVILIGKNHTLSFQDIEANFAPSAKSSGKCGTLYVAEPLDACKTLTNKIEPTNNFTKEPFVLIMRGGCSFEDKVRKAQAAGFKAAIIYDNAYGDIIAMAGTSTGVKILAVFVSKASGETLKKYAGDTDMEVWIIPSLENSAWSIMATSFISLLAMSAVLAMCFFVRRHHIRREWPQASRVREFHGISSRLVKAMPSLIFTSVVEDNSTSITCAICLEDYSVGDKIRILPCRHKFHAMCVDAWLTSWRTFCPVCKRDARTSTGEPPASESTPLLSSSLRSVSSVSSLRSSLASSSVIHIGTGASRSPSVSRPQSLSSSHNQHSLWSYHQSPHLSISRSSLDLQNASSQRSRAAYLISSNSLGYRSLSPLNSRYGSAYMTSPGNPSSGYIGSTSRYPNSLHHSESITSFSPFASANSLPGGES from the exons ATGTTGAATTTGTGGGTGTTTTTGTTGATGAGTTGTGCGTATTTGGTGGGTTATGGAGCTATTGGAAGTGTTATTTTGATAGGAAAGAACCATACTTTGTCTTTTCAAGATATTGAAGCTAATTTTG CTCCCTCAGCGAAAAGTTCAGGTAAATGTGGGACGTTGTATGTGGCAGAGCCTTTGGATGCCTGCAAAACCTTGACTAACAAGATTGAACCAACTAATAACTTTACAAAAGAACCATTTGTGCTGATAATGAGGGGTGGATGTAGCTTCGAGGATAAAGTTAGAAAAGCACAAGCTGCAGGTTTTAAAGCAGCCATTATCTATGACAATGCATATGGTGACATAATTGCAA TGGCAGGAACCTCTACTGGTGTGAAGATACTTGCAGTGTTCGTTTCAAAAGCTTCTGGAGAAACACTCAAAAAGTATGCTGGTGACACTGATATGGAAGTATGGATAATTCCAAGCTTGGAAAACTCAGCTTGGTCAATCATGGCTACGTCGTTCATTTCATTACTTGCTATGTCGGCCGTGCTCGCAATGTGTTTCTTTGTTCGCCGACATCATATACGAAGAGAATGGCCCCAAGCTTCTCGTGTTCGTGAATTTCATGGGATTAGTAGCCGCTTGGTGAAAGCTATGCCAAGTTTGATATTTACATCAGTTGTGGAGGATAATTCTACATCAATAACATGTGCTATATGCCTTGAAGATTATAGTGTGGGAGATAAGATTAGAATTCTTCCATGCCGGCACA AATTTCATGCTATGTGTGTTGATGCTTGGCTGACATCATGGAGAACCTTTTGCCCTGTCTGCAAACGGGATGCAAGGACCAGCACTGGTGAACCACCAGCATCAGAATCTACACCGTTGCTTTCTTCTAGTCTTCGATCTGTATCTTCAGTGTCATCTCTAAGGTCATCATTAGCATCATCATCAGTGATACATATAGGCACCGGAGCATCTCGATCGCCTTCAGTTTCTCGTCCTCAATCTCTCTCGAGCTCTCATAACCAGCATTCCCTTTGGTCCTACCACCAGTCACCTCATCTTTCTATAAGCCGAAGTTCACTCGACCTTCAAAATGCATCTTCCCAAAGATCTCGTGCGGCTTACTTAATTTCATCTAACTCACTGGGTTATCGTTCTCTGTCACCTCTTAATTCAAGATACGGGTCTGCATACATGACTAGTCCTGGCAATCCCTCGTCGGGCTATATTGGATCAACAAGTCGATATCCTAACTCACTGCATCACAGTGAATCAATTACAAGCTTTTCACCATTTGCTTCAGCTAACTCTCTTCCTGGAGGTGAGTCATGA
- the LOC132644110 gene encoding receptor homology region, transmembrane domain- and RING domain-containing protein 2-like isoform X3 has translation MRGGCSFEDKVRKAQAAGFKAAIIYDNAYGDIIAMAGTSTGVKILAVFVSKASGETLKKYAGDTDMEVWIIPSLENSAWSIMATSFISLLAMSAVLAMCFFVRRHHIRREWPQASRVREFHGISSRLVKAMPSLIFTSVVEDNSTSITCAICLEDYSVGDKIRILPCRHKFHAMCVDAWLTSWRTFCPVCKRDARTSTGEPPASESTPLLSSSLRSVSSVSSLRSSLASSSVIHIGTGASRSPSVSRPQSLSSSHNQHSLWSYHQSPHLSISRSSLDLQNASSQRSRAAYLISSNSLGYRSLSPLNSRYGSAYMTSPGNPSSGYIGSTSRYPNSLHHSESITSFSPFASANSLPGGES, from the exons ATGAGGGGTGGATGTAGCTTCGAGGATAAAGTTAGAAAAGCACAAGCTGCAGGTTTTAAAGCAGCCATTATCTATGACAATGCATATGGTGACATAATTGCAA TGGCAGGAACCTCTACTGGTGTGAAGATACTTGCAGTGTTCGTTTCAAAAGCTTCTGGAGAAACACTCAAAAAGTATGCTGGTGACACTGATATGGAAGTATGGATAATTCCAAGCTTGGAAAACTCAGCTTGGTCAATCATGGCTACGTCGTTCATTTCATTACTTGCTATGTCGGCCGTGCTCGCAATGTGTTTCTTTGTTCGCCGACATCATATACGAAGAGAATGGCCCCAAGCTTCTCGTGTTCGTGAATTTCATGGGATTAGTAGCCGCTTGGTGAAAGCTATGCCAAGTTTGATATTTACATCAGTTGTGGAGGATAATTCTACATCAATAACATGTGCTATATGCCTTGAAGATTATAGTGTGGGAGATAAGATTAGAATTCTTCCATGCCGGCACA AATTTCATGCTATGTGTGTTGATGCTTGGCTGACATCATGGAGAACCTTTTGCCCTGTCTGCAAACGGGATGCAAGGACCAGCACTGGTGAACCACCAGCATCAGAATCTACACCGTTGCTTTCTTCTAGTCTTCGATCTGTATCTTCAGTGTCATCTCTAAGGTCATCATTAGCATCATCATCAGTGATACATATAGGCACCGGAGCATCTCGATCGCCTTCAGTTTCTCGTCCTCAATCTCTCTCGAGCTCTCATAACCAGCATTCCCTTTGGTCCTACCACCAGTCACCTCATCTTTCTATAAGCCGAAGTTCACTCGACCTTCAAAATGCATCTTCCCAAAGATCTCGTGCGGCTTACTTAATTTCATCTAACTCACTGGGTTATCGTTCTCTGTCACCTCTTAATTCAAGATACGGGTCTGCATACATGACTAGTCCTGGCAATCCCTCGTCGGGCTATATTGGATCAACAAGTCGATATCCTAACTCACTGCATCACAGTGAATCAATTACAAGCTTTTCACCATTTGCTTCAGCTAACTCTCTTCCTGGAGGTGAGTCATGA
- the LOC132644121 gene encoding protein disulfide-isomerase 5-2 — translation MLFLSISVFILLLAPASAAEFAVDGKVLELTESNFDAAISSHDYILVEFYAPWCGHCKRLAPQLDKAASILADLKQPISIAKIDADKYKRVGSKYGIDGYPTLKIFMHGVPTDYYGPRKADLLVRFLKKFVAPDVAILNSDSAISEFVEEAGTSFPVFIGFGLNESAISPFAIKYKKRAWFSVAKDFSDKTMEFYDFDKVPALVARHPNYDEQSIFYGPYEESFIEDYIKQSLLPSALPITEETLRLLKDDERKIILTILEDETDDRSKGLVKLLKAAASANREFVFVFVGFKQWQGFAESFEVSKQTKLPKMVVWDGDEEYFSVVGSDSIEDEDQGSQITRFIQGYKDGNVIQKRISSGSFMGFVNSMIGLGTVTIIVFVVAVVMMIQSLKEEPLRVGTRDEGDYPSSSTSQPDSRQPLHSGDKQDKED, via the exons ATGCTTTTCCTCTCTATCTCCGTCTTCATTCTCCTCCTAGCTCCGGCGTCGGCGGCGGAGTTCGCCGTTGACGGGAAAGTATTGGAGCTTACTGAATCCAATTTCGATGCTGCCATTTCCAGCCATGATTATATTCTGGTCGAATTCTATGCTCCTTGGTGTGGCCACTGCAAACGTCTTGCTCCTCAG TTGGACAAAGCTGCTAGCATTCTTGCTGATTTGAAGCAGCCCATAAGTATTGCAAAGATAGATGCTGACAAGTACAAACGTGTTGGTTCAAAATACGGCATCGA TGGATATCCAACTTTAAAGATATTTATGCATGGAGTTCCAACAGATTATTATGGACCAAGAAAAGCAGATTTACTTGTACGATTCTTGAAGAAGTTTGTTGCTCCTGATGTGGCCATACTCAATTCTGACTCAGCTATTAGTGAATTTGTTGAAGAAGCCGGCACTAGTTTTCCTGTATTCATAGGCTTTGGTTTGAATGAATCTGCTATATCACCTTTTGCAATAAAATACAAGAAGAGAGCATGGTTTTCTGTGGCAAAAGATTTCTCAGATAAAACCATGGAATTCTACGATTTTGACAAAGTACCCGCTTTGGTAGCTCGGCATCCAAACTATGATGAGCAAAGCATCTTCTATGGCCCCTATGAAG AAAGCTTCATTGAGGATTATATCAAGCAGAGTTTGCTCCCTTCGGCTTTGCCCATTACTGAAGAAACTCTGAGATTGCTGAAAGATGATGAGAGGAAAATTATTCTAACAATTTTGGAAGACGAGACTGATGACAGGTCTAAGGGATTAGTGAAACTCCTGAAAGCTGCTGCATCTGCAAACCGTGAGTTTGTGTTTGTTTTTGTTGGGTTCAAGCAATGGCAAGGGTTTGCTGAGTCATTTGAAGTTTCTAAGCAAACTAAACTGCCAAAAATGGTTGTTTGGGATGGCGATGAGGAGTACTTTTCA GTTGTTGGCTCGGACAGTATTGAAGATGAAGATCAGGGGTCCCAAATTACACGATTTATTCAAGGATACAAAGATGGAAATGTTATACAGAAACGTATTAGCTCTGGTTCTTTCATGGGTTTCGTGAACTCAATGATCGGGCTTGGAACAGTGACCATCATAGTGTTTGTGGTTGCTGTGGTGATGATGATCCAATCTTTAAAAGAGGAACCCTTAAGGGTTGGTACAAGAGACGAGGGAGATTATCCGAGCAGCTCCACCTCTCAGCCAGACTCCAGACAACCACTTCATTCTGGAGACAAACAAGACAAGGAAGATTAA